A single window of Leptolyngbya ohadii IS1 DNA harbors:
- the folD gene encoding bifunctional methylenetetrahydrofolate dehydrogenase/methenyltetrahydrofolate cyclohydrolase FolD gives MTGILDGKALAAKIQAELTDEVKTLSDRYGRPPGLAVLMVGDNPASAAYVRNKEQACARVGIASFGQHFPAEVTQTELEQTIQALNEDDRVDGILVQLPLPDHLDSVALLNQIHPDKDADGLHPVNLGRLVRGEPGLQSCTPAGSMRLLQEYGISAKGKQAVVVGRSILVGKPLALMLLAEDATVTIAHSRTPDLSAITRSADILVAAVGRPNLITPEMVKPGAVVVDVGINRVTDEASGKSRLVGDVDYETVKDVADWITPVPGGIGPMTVTMLLHNTVWSYRQRMSR, from the coding sequence ATGACAGGCATTCTTGATGGCAAGGCACTCGCCGCCAAAATTCAGGCAGAACTGACCGACGAAGTAAAGACCCTGAGCGATCGCTACGGACGACCTCCGGGGCTGGCAGTGCTGATGGTGGGCGATAATCCTGCCAGTGCAGCCTATGTGCGAAACAAAGAGCAGGCTTGTGCGCGGGTGGGCATTGCCTCTTTTGGTCAACATTTTCCGGCGGAGGTAACCCAGACGGAACTAGAGCAAACCATCCAGGCATTGAATGAGGACGATCGGGTAGACGGCATTCTGGTGCAGCTTCCCCTGCCGGATCACCTGGATTCCGTGGCGCTACTGAATCAAATCCACCCAGACAAAGATGCCGATGGTCTGCATCCCGTCAATCTGGGACGACTGGTGCGGGGAGAACCGGGACTGCAAAGCTGTACCCCTGCCGGATCGATGCGGCTGCTCCAGGAGTACGGCATTTCGGCGAAGGGTAAACAGGCGGTGGTAGTCGGGCGCAGTATTCTCGTTGGTAAACCCCTGGCGCTGATGCTGCTGGCGGAGGATGCAACTGTAACGATCGCCCATTCCCGCACGCCTGACCTGAGTGCCATTACCCGCAGCGCCGATATTCTGGTGGCGGCAGTGGGACGTCCGAATCTGATCACGCCAGAAATGGTGAAACCGGGCGCGGTTGTGGTAGATGTGGGAATCAATCGCGTTACCGACGAGGCAAGCGGCAAATCTCGCCTGGTGGGAGACGTGGATTATGAAACAGTGAAAGACGTGGCGGACTGGATTACTCCGGTTCCGGGCGGAATTGGACCGATGACTGTGACCATGCTGTTGCACAATACAGTATGGAGTTATCGGCAGCGGATGTCGCGATAA